One segment of Zonotrichia albicollis isolate bZonAlb1 chromosome 4, bZonAlb1.hap1, whole genome shotgun sequence DNA contains the following:
- the SLC35B4 gene encoding nucleotide sugar transporter SLC35B4: MHPAVAVGLVFGGCCSNVVFLELLARRFPGCGNIVTFSQFLFIALEGFIFEANLGRKRPAIPIRNYCIMVAMFFTVSVVNNYALNLNIAMPLHMIFRSGSLIASMALGVIILKKRYSVAKYSSIALVSLGIFTCTFMSAKQVASDSSSNEEDGPQAFLWWLLGIAALTFALLMSARMGIFQETLYKRFGKHSKEALFYNHALPLPGFLLLAPNIYQHAVLFSQSELFQVPVIGLTLPIMWFYLLMNVITQYVCIRGVFILTTECTSLTVTLVVTLRKFVSLIFSILYFQNPFTGWHWLGTAFVFVGTLMYTELWHGLGPLLARCRGRARPKEQ; encoded by the exons ATGCACCCGGCCGTGGCGGTGGGGCTGGTGTTCGGCGGCTGCTGCAGCAATGTGGtgttcctggagctgctggccag GCGCTTCCCCGGCTGCGGGAACATCGTCACCTTCTCGCAGTTCCTGTTCATCGCCCTGGAAGGTTTCATCTTCGAGGCCAACTTGGGCAGGAAGCGCCCGGCCATCCCCATCAG GAACTATTGCATCATGGTGGCCATGTTCTTCACCGTCAGCGTGGTCAATAACTACGCCCTGAACCTCAACATCGCCATGCCGCTGCACATGATCTTCCGCTCG GGTTCTCTCATAGCAAGCATGGCTCTAGGGGTCATCATCCTGAAGAAAAG GTACAGCGTGGCCAAGTACAGCTCCAtagccctggtgtccctgggcatCTTCACCTGCACCTTCATGTCTGCCAAGCAAGTG GCGTCTGACTCCAGCTCCAATGAAGAGGATGGACCCCAGGCTTTCCTCTGGTGGCTGCTGG GCATTGCTGCCCTCACCTTTGCCCTGCTGATGTCTGCCAGGATGGGCATTTTCCAGGAGACTCTGTACAAGAGATTTGGGAAGCACTCCAAGGAAGCTCTGTTCTACAAT CACGCGTTGCCGCTCCCTGggttcctgctcctggctcccaACATTTACCAGCACGCCGTGCTCTTCAGCCAGTCTG agctgttccaGGTGCCGGTGATCGGCCTGACCCTGCCCATCATGTGGTTCTACCTCCTGATGAACGTCATCACCCA GTACGTCTGCATCCGCGGCGTGTTCATCCTGACCACGGAGTGCACGTCGCTGACGGTCACCCTGGTGGTGACGCTGCGCAAGTTCGTCAGCCTCATCTTCTCCATCCTGTACTTCCAGAACCCCTTCACGGGCTGGCACTGGCTGGGCACGGCCTTTGTCTTCGTGGGCACGCTGATGTACACGGAGCTGTGGCACGGCCTGGGGCCGCTCCTGGCGCGCTGCCGGGGCCGCGCCCGGCCCAAGGAGCAGTGA